A window of Plodia interpunctella isolate USDA-ARS_2022_Savannah chromosome 3, ilPloInte3.2, whole genome shotgun sequence genomic DNA:
tgaagATGCAATACAGAAAATGGGTGGAAAAGCCGATGTTATCACACCTAACATAGATGTGAAAACAtttcatgataaaaaatatagagtcTTTTTGAGAATGTTCCAggatcaattaaaatataagactCTAATgaattaagattatttttttacaaattaaattatgttaaaacatTAGGTATGTATATTCACCTAAAAGGGACCACtttatgcatttattttattttgtataatatatatatttttaattgatgttgatataaatttaacacattTGTGATTCACATTGAATATCaaatgttacatatttatttttgacattaaatattctcttattataaaagattttgctctttattttatactaaccCATAATCCATTCCTATTGAACGtgtaaaaaattgaatttgtaaaaaaaaaatcaaggattttattaaatgtattgattatttatatttatggcaACACAAGTTTTGACAATTTATGCTATGCAAACATACCAATCACACAAAAAGCAAGAGgccatgaaaaatattattaataataccaaccgtacgaaaattaaaaaaaaaaacaaacttaagtTGGTACTTTGCGGGTGTAGTTAGGTGGCTGTTGAAGTTagcattttattagaaatttgttctatttaatgtttttatcaaaatgattTCAATTTTGGGTACTCaatcaatattaattgtatCTTATACTAAAGTAAATTAGCGATAGAAGGTATTAAAATTGTCAATATTGACAAGCAGGTATGTATAAAGCTACTAAATCGAGGCATACTTCTAATTCCCGCACTATCTCTGTTTCCTAGTTACTTTCTCATTTTCCAGgattatataaatcaatagCTAGTAAAACTTTTCACGATGAAAGTAATGGTGTTTTGTTTGGATGTGTAGATTTGGATGAATATTTCAGATCAAGATGTCGAAGAGATCCGCAGAAGAAAGTGGCAATGGCAGCGGTCAACCGCCAATCAAGAAAGTCCACTTCGAACCTCACCTCATCGGCCCCGTGTCGACTCTTGAGGAAATGGACATAAAAGTCCTTCAATTCCAGAATAAGAAGTTAGCCCAGGTGATTTTAAGATATTGTAGCTTCTACGCGAGGGCCTTCGAGGTAGCATCTGGCAATATGTatgattgtattttattgtattgatcAGCTGTTGTATGTTTAGTACATACAATACGGTATGTAGGTATCTAATGATAACAGTTATAATTTACTtgtgaaattttatacttagtgaattttttgtttattcacttctatagaaacaaaaaaacttgtacCTGAAACttgaaatcataatttatgttGATTTGCCAAGAAGTTCCAATTTGAAGTCTTATCTGATTGTTTATAGGGATACAACAAGTACATTATGTGGCAAATTATAGCTATAgacctttatttattatgcagACTAGACATAGATGTGAAATAACCTCAAATTTGGTGAACAACTCACTGAACATTGAGGAGTATGTTTAgttttagatataatatttaaattttatacaggTGTGCCAACAGTAAGGTTATCTTCAACTATTTGTCATAATCTTGTTCTGGTTAAACAtcattttcaagttttattgaaACTTGGTCGCATTATTGGCTTTAAACtctgaaaaaaatcataatagaGATCCACACAACACAAATTGTctcaaatattcaaatattaccTTCTCAATGGTATAATTTTGCAGAGGATAGAACAACGTCACCGGTGTGAAGCAGAACTACGAGCTAGAATAGAACAGTTAGAAAAGAGACAGACACAGGATGATGCAGTGCTCTGTGTAGTAAACCGTTACTGGAACTTGCTTAATGAAGACATCAGAGTGTTGTTGCAGAGGTTCGATGCCGAGACAGCTGATGAATCAGAAAACAAAAGTATGTGTTGTtcctgtaatttttttttgtgtttttccaaagcagttttatttaaattcaacttGTCACTATTTCAGATCTCTTTCAGATGAGGTTAGGTTAGGTCTGAAGTGGTACTTTGTTTACTCATGAATCTTATAGTATTACAATTGGTACTTATTAATAAGAACTTATTGATGATAGTTGTGCCTTGCCAAAGTCAAGCTAGGgttcacataaaaaaaaatctcttacACCAAGTACCTATCactatttttctaaatatttgaattggtATTCTGAATATAATGGTTCAATCAACAATTCAATCAAATTATTGCCCTCAGATGAAAACGAGGCAACTACATCGTTCTTGATGCAGTTGTCAACATGGGACAAGGAGGAGTTGGACGCGCAGCTGGCAAACAGAGTGCAAGTGAGCAAGAGAGCTGTGGCCAAAGTTTTACAAGCGTTTGACAGGCTACAGCAGAGAAATGACAAGATTTGGAAAGCTATTAAAGGAGAAGGCGAAGGTATTTATGTCCACTGTGTACATCTACATCACTTGCGACACATTTAATTACCTGTTGGTACGGTAAACTTTTTGTAGAGGAAAACATTCTCTCAAATCTAACAGTGTTACGAAACAGTATTAGATTTGAGATTTATGTACTGAATAAACTGAATATATGAAGTCAAAATTACTTAGGAAAAGTTCTCATGAAGAACTGATGCCTGAATAAACAATTGACGTTAATTTCATTTACGCTGCGCCCACATTTACTATGAAGACTGTCGCGATCGATAGTACACTTTCGTTTTCATAGTAatagaaagagatagcaaAAATTCATCATAGCACAAAGCTACACATGCAACATACTAACAAAATTTTAGAACTAGCCTTAAAAATCGGCAACTGTTATATAGTATTGATACAGTATTTTGATATCAGAGGGCGGTCCAGCCCCTCCCCTGGAAGAGACAGTGCGGGCGGCCAACGGCGAGGTGACGGCGGAGAACAGACGCCTGCAAGCGCTGTGCACGACGCTGCACGACGCGCACCACGCCATGACGCTGCGTGTGGCGCGTCTGCAGGACGCCGTCAACAGCCGCGACACCGAGAACGCGGAGCTCAAGAACCAGATTGATGATCTGCAGTACGAGCTCATGAAGGTAGCCATGTTgtgtttacattttgtatggTGACAGTTATTACCatgtacctaatatatatttagtatccATCATGATATATGTGAATTGTGAACAATCAGACGGAAGATTGATTTCGATCCATTAGTTATTGTCTATTTCCCTCATCCTTGCATGTCCCTGCTTGCATTCGGGGTTGTGTAGTCACAAAGCGTGGAGGAGTCGGGTTTTTACGCTGACTGTTAAACTTAaacttttgaagattcggctgagATTTTCAACTAGTTGCGGttgcctgtctgacgtcaatcctgtttcagaatattttatttcctatcAGCTGCGAAAGAGTGAGAGTGTAGAGTGGTCCTCCACTCGCCACATTTCCAGTGAAAGTACCTCCAAAGTacaattatttgaaatgttgttttgaaaataatatttacattctcAGGTCCGTTCGCGTAACGACAAACTAGAAAACCACCTAGCGGAAGCGATCGAGAAGCTCAAGAGCTACCATCAATCGGGGGCCACAGCGGCGAGCGGGCCCAGCTCGTCGGCAGCTCCGGCGGCGCACtcggccgccgccgccgcccggcTGGAGGACGCGGCGGCCGAGCTGGAGGAGCTGCGGGAGCTGGCCAACAACCGCTTGGCTGAGCTCGACCGTCTGCATCGGGAACACAGGGACACCTTGAAGGAGGTCGAGAAGCTCAAAATGGatgtgagtttttttttctattttatttaggtcTATTCAGTTTGAATGGGTTGCAGGAACAAACTTATACGGTCGGTGTGGCCATCGCTGCTGTTAATAAACAGATTGTCACCAAGGTAAGCGTGAGAAGTGAAAAGGTTCTTATTTTATAGTCTATTTCTTATAAATCTGGTTTACATTTCttattatcttaataaataaagaccgGGCTTCTCTCTCCcgtctgagcgttttcctgaTTTCTTCCACTGCTTTCATATGTTTCCGTCTCCTCTTCGCATGCTTAATATGACTGattacattgaaaataataaattattgatagatttatttatttgaatcaaGTCCAAGGATTGTCACACAGATCCGGCAACTGCCCGAGTCGATAATCGTGGAGACGACGGAGTACAAATGCCTACAGAGCCAGTTCTCGGTGCTGTACAACGAGTCCATGCAGATGAAGACGGCGCTGGACGAGACGCGGCTGCAGCTGCAGAACGCCAAGAACCTGCATCTGAGGCAGATCGAGATGATGGAGGTCTGTGtacttttactatttattcATCAACTGTTTAGTTTCACTAATCTgcttttagttaaataatattgattgctTTAAAAAAccacaaattttcatttacagAGCGAAGAATTATCCAGACAAAAGGCGCTAAGAGCGGAAATGATCCAATTAGAAGACGTGTTAGGTCAACTTAGGAAAGAATATGAAATGTTGCGTATAGAATTTGAGCAGAACCTAGCAGCGAATGAGCAAACGGGGCCCATCAACAGGGAAATGAGGCACTTGATTACGTCCTTACAGAACCATAATCAACAGTTGAAAGGGGAAGTGCACAGGTACAAGAGGAAATATAAGGATTCAAGTCAGGAGTTGAATAAGGTACAGTCGCTTTTTTGACATAGCCAACAAAGTCAAAGTTCTAGTTGTtcacccgcgacttcgtcagcgtagaatagtttacattttactgaaaacataattatattttttgtgattaatatGTTTACCCTAGCCAAATTAGTGATTTCTAAGACCGATATTACCAATTAAGTCGTCTTTGGTCGTgattgattttcatacaaactttcaccccctattatattcatttgggggttgaatTTTGAACGGTTCAAtcgaaatttcatcaaaatctgttttgccatgaaagcggaacagacagacagagtttcacatttataatattagtatatgtaGATGAATTATATTAGCTGTACTTTGCAGGTCCGCAAGGAGTTGGAGGAGGCGAGTGCGCGCGGCGGCGAAGTGGCCGACGAGAAGCCGCTCACTGTGAAGAAGGAGGAGCCCGACCCCGAGGTAACCACACTACAACAGAGGGCGAattgcgggtttgcatttcacttctcactatccaatcgattcgaagtgagactcagcgaaccaatcacattgaagtgcggttgtcgttgcgtcataatggcgcactgtgattcgTTAgctctcactgcgaatcgactcgatggtaaGATGTAatcaaagtcgcactacgcacacagtACACTGAACCCCATGTCAAGTTACagtgacgtgaaaaagtgcctgtgaaggtctgatttctgaataaattatttgaatttgttttgtcaACGTACAGCCCACAAATCTTATGGATATTCGACGTACATCGATGCACTTTATCGTCAAAACCTAAGGGAAACAACAGAGTGGCAGGACAATGTAGCAATATGGCCTGACTCTTACCGGGTATAACTTTATGCTACggtctctctctctttctcatctgagcattgctgcctttaggcgacctcaataaaatctgatttcAGGCAATAACACTTGATAAGAAAGATCTGAGCGTTATCCGGTTTCCTCCTCAGCCGCAAAGCGTATGGAGCCGCAAGGCCGTTTTCCTGCTTTTTCTTAACAATTTCGCAATCTCCTGCATAAGGTGCAGTAGTCCATTGAAGATGCaataattttgcaatatttgaaataatttttgtttgacaCACTGTCACTTACACATATTGTTTCAGAGATTAGTATGTTCAaacaaaagtattaattttgagCTGAAAGAGTAGGTCGTTGTATCTGATTATGTTAATTTACTCTGCTCCCATTGTaaagtcaatttaaataaatattttaatttaccttCATTCCAACTGGGACACGGATACTGAACATACCAACTTTGACACATagaatgtttatatgtatttttgtagtgaaaacttctttagtgccgttgtgcactttttgtgatgggtgaaaaatgttaaacttgcGTCAGGACCTGgtgacctgatcgaaaattgggaagacgtcaaaaatgcacaacgttaattttcaagtattctcttctgccggcactcccagAATGAAACGGTTTTGGTGTTGtcttaagtttaattttcaaacaaaatggaGTTGACGTGACGTCAAAGTGTCGATAGTAAAgcagtgtgtgtgtgtgtgtgtgttggcAGGGGTCGGAGGGCAGCagcggcggcgcgggcgccgcGGACTCCAAGCCCGCTGTGAAGGATCAGCGCAAGCTGCTCGACCACGAGCTGCTCGTCAAGGACCTCAAGCTGCAGCTTAAGTGAGACCGCCTttgtttctctctctctctctctaagcgtattcccggtttcttcctcagccgttgttgtaaaatgttattatcagATCATGTTTATGCAGCAGTGTCCAAAGCTTATA
This region includes:
- the Bre1 gene encoding E3 ubiquitin-protein ligase Bre1, producing MSKRSAEESGNGSGQPPIKKVHFEPHLIGPVSTLEEMDIKVLQFQNKKLAQRIEQRHRCEAELRARIEQLEKRQTQDDAVLCVVNRYWNLLNEDIRVLLQRFDAETADESENKNENEATTSFLMQLSTWDKEELDAQLANRVQVSKRAVAKVLQAFDRLQQRNDKIWKAIKGEGEEGGPAPPLEETVRAANGEVTAENRRLQALCTTLHDAHHAMTLRVARLQDAVNSRDTENAELKNQIDDLQYELMKVRSRNDKLENHLAEAIEKLKSYHQSGATAASGPSSSAAPAAHSAAAAARLEDAAAELEELRELANNRLAELDRLHREHRDTLKEVEKLKMDIRQLPESIIVETTEYKCLQSQFSVLYNESMQMKTALDETRLQLQNAKNLHLRQIEMMESEELSRQKALRAEMIQLEDVLGQLRKEYEMLRIEFEQNLAANEQTGPINREMRHLITSLQNHNQQLKGEVHRYKRKYKDSSQELNKVRKELEEASARGGEVADEKPLTVKKEEPDPEGSEGSSGGAGAADSKPAVKDQRKLLDHELLVKDLKLQLKKAVNEQKELKLLLDMYKGVSKEQRDKVQLMAAERKARQELEDHRQKAKIQQESKRERRLADEDALRKIKQLEEQKYELQKQLACARPSADPLHAFSRPFAGSQEEEALLNEMEVTGQAFEDMQEQNSRLIQQLREKDDANFKLMSERIKANSLHKLLREEKQLLQEQVVTRDQQIESMGAVARRLEEKERLLQSTLSAVEKELVLRQQAMEMHKRKAIESAQSAADLKLHLEKYHAQMKEAQQVVAEKTSALEAEAYKTKRLHEELAMLRRKAERMKKMEQAGSSMDEVLLEEIKEYKETLTCPSCKVKRKDAVLTKCFHVFCWDCLRTRYETRQRKCPKCNAAFGANDYHRLYLST